In one Lolium rigidum isolate FL_2022 chromosome 3, APGP_CSIRO_Lrig_0.1, whole genome shotgun sequence genomic region, the following are encoded:
- the LOC124696067 gene encoding MEIOTIC F-BOX protein MOF-like has translation MPHTSKANKASNSSKEDRISTLPDDVLHHVLGFLQAAEAVHTSVLARRWRYLWKSMRCLRVNSIGRWEEGNGASLSNFMNCLLLLRDPGSTLDEVEIKYDNLEDETKWISIWIRHALSCQAQVLTVKPDSYMHICLDGPPLVSRQLRRLEFSNVNLKHNFLDFSSCTALEDLKIKGSALETSRILSPSLKHMSIKQCAFRHDGRIRISVPNLVSLQLISFVGRTPLLESMLSLETAVVIPRNYSDDFCREGVAGECCGTCADCCGNDDHNGGCVLLGGLSCATNLELIAYLGMLIFRRDLRWCPTFSKLKTLLLNEWCVQINLHALVCMLEHSPVLENLILQLRKQEETALALEVEGNNSLIHKPAAISGCLKIIKVKFDEIDDRVCKVLKFLSILGTEIIIQRTTDCWRY, from the exons ATGCCTCACACAAGCAAGGCCAACAAAGCATCAAACTCCAGCAAGGAGGACCGGATCAGCACACTGCCGGACGATGTGCTCCACCATGTACTTGGCTTCCTGCAGGCGGCCGAGGCGGTGCACACCAGCGTGCTCGCCCGGCGCTGGCGCTATCTTTGGAAATCCATGCGCTGTCTTCGCGTCAACTCCATTGGGAGGTGGGAGGAGGGCAACGGCGCTTCCCTTAGCAACTTTATGAACTGCCTGCTGCTCCTCCGTGACCCCGGCTCGACTCTAGATGAGGTCGAGATCAAGTATGATAATTTGGAAGACGAAACTAAATGGATCAGCATTTGGATCCGTCATGCTTTGTCGTGCCAAGCTCAGGTGCTCACTGTCAAGCCCGATTCTTACATGCATATCTGTTTGGATGGGCCTCCTCTGGTCTCCCGGCAATTGAGAAGATTGGAGTTTTCAAATGTGAATCTGAAACACAACTTCCTGGATTTTTCAAGCTGTACAGCGTTGGAGGATCTAAAGATAAAAGGCAGTGCCTTAGAGACTAGTAGGATCTTGTCCCCGTCTTTAAAGCATATGAGCATCAAACAATGTGCTTTCAGGCATGATGGCAGGATCCGTATTTCTGTCCCAAATCTCGTGTCGCTGCAACTCATATCATTTGTAGGTAGAACACCATTGCTTGAAAGCATGCTATCATTAGAAACCGCAGTTGTCATTCCCCGCAACTACTCGGATGACTTCTgtcgtgaaggtgttgctggGGAGTGTTGTGGTACTTGTGCAGATTGTTGTGGTAATGATGACCACAATGGTGGCTGCGTACTTCTTGGAGGTCTGTCTTGTGCCACAAATTTGGAGTTGATAGCTTATTTGGGAATG CTTATTTTCAGAAGGGATTTGCGATGGTGCCCTACATTTAGTAAATTGAAGACTTTGTTGCTGAATGAATGGTGTGTTCAAATCAACCTTCATGCGCTAGTTTGTATGCTTGAACATTCGCCGGTTCTTGAGAATCTAATTCTTCAACTGCGCAAG CAAGAAGAAACTGCTCTTGCATTGGAAGTggaaggaaataatagtttgatTCACAAACCAGCTGCTATATCAGGATGCCTAAAGATTATTAAAGTCAAATTTGATGAGATTGATGACAGAGTTTGCAAAGTTTTGAAGTTCTTGAGTATACTTGGCACAGAAATTATAATCCAAAGGACTACCGATTGTTGGAGATACT GA